From one Neofelis nebulosa isolate mNeoNeb1 chromosome 4, mNeoNeb1.pri, whole genome shotgun sequence genomic stretch:
- the LRRN1 gene encoding leucine-rich repeat neuronal protein 1, giving the protein MARMSFVLAACQLVLGLLMTSLTGYSLQNSECPQLCVCEIRPWFTPQSTYREATTVDCNDLRLTRIPSNLSSDTQVLLLQSNNIAKTVDELQQLFNLTELDFSQNNFTNIKEVGLANLTQLTTLHLEENQITEMTDYCLQDLSNLQELYINHNQISTISANAFSGLKNLLRLHLNSNKLKIIDSRWFDSTPNLEILMIGENPVIGILDMNFKPLSNLRSLVLAGMYLTDIPGNALVGLDSLESLSFYDNKLVKVPQLALQKVPNLKFLDLNKNPIHKIQEGDFKNMLRLKELGINNMGELVSVDRYALDNLPELTKLEATNNPKLSYIHRLAFRSVPALESLMLNNNALNAVYQKTVESLPNLREISIHSNPLRCDCVIHWINSNKTNIRFMEPLSMFCAMPPEYRGQQVKEVLIQDSSEQCLPMIAHDTFPNHLNMDIGTTVFLDCRAMAEPEPEIYWVTPLGNKITVDTLSDKYKLSSEGTLEISNIQIEDSGRYTCVAQNVEGADTRVVTIKVNGTLLDGTQVLKIYVKQTESHSILVSWKVNSNVMTSNLKWSSATMKIDNPHITYTARVPVDVHEYNLTHLQPSTDYEVCLTVSNIHQQTQKSCVNVTTKNAAFALDISDQETSTALAAVMGSMFAIISLASIAVYIAKRFKRKNYHHSLKKYMQKTSSIPLNELYPPLINLWEGDSEKDKDGSADTKPTQVDTSRSYYMW; this is encoded by the coding sequence ATGGCTAGAATGAGCTTTGTGTTAGCAGCTTGCCAATTGGTGCTGGGCTTGCTAATGACTTCATTAACTGGGTACTCCCTACAAAACAGTGAGTGTCCACAACTTTGTGTATGTGAAATTAGGCCCTGGTTCACCCCGCAATCCACATACAGAGAAGCCACCACTGTTGATTGCAATGATCTCCGCTTAACAAGGATTCCCAGCAACCTTTCTAGTGATACTCAAGTGCTTCTCTTACAGAGCAATAACATTGCAAAGACCGTGGATGAGCTCCAGCAGCTTTTCAACTTGACTGAGCTAGATTTCTCCCAAAACAACTTCACAAATATTAAGGAGGTCGGGCTAGCAAACCTGACCCAGCTCACTACTCTACATTTGGAGGAAAATCAGATTACGGAAATGACTGATTACTGTCTGCAGGACCTCAGCAACCTTCAAGAACTCTATATCAACCATAACCAGATTAGCACTATTTCTGCTAATGCTTTTTCAggcttaaaaaatcttttaaggcTCCACTTGAActcaaataaattgaaaattattgATAGCCGCTGGTTTGATTCAACACCCAACCTGGAAATTCTCATGATTGGGGAAAACCCTGTGATTGGAATTCTGGATATGAACTTTAAACCCCTCTCAAATTTGAGAAGCCTGGTTTTGGCAGGAATGTATCTCACCGATATTCCTGGAAATGCCTTGGTGGGCTTGGATAGCCTTGAAAGCCTGTCTTTTTATGATAACAAACTGGTCAAGGTCCCCCAACTTGCCCTGCAAAAGGttccaaatttaaaattcttagacCTCAACAAAAACCCCATCCACAAAATCCAAGAAGGGGACTTCAAAAATATGCTTCGGCTAAAAGAACTAGGAATCAACAATATGGGGGAACTTGTTTCTGTGGATCGCTATGCCCTTGATAACTTGCCTGAACTCACAAAGTTAGAAGCCACCAATAACCCCAAATTATCTTATATCCACCGCTTGGCTTTTCGAAGTGTTCCTGCCCTGGAAAGCTTGATGTTGAACAACAATGCCTTGAATGCTGTTTACCAAAAGACAGTAGAATCCCTTCCCAATCTTCGTGAGATCAGTATCCATAGCAACCCCCTGAGGTGTGACTGTGTCATCCACTGGATTAACTCCAACAAAACAAACATCCGCTTCATGGAGCCTTTGTCCATGTTCTGTGCCATGCCACCTGAATATAGAGGGCAGCAGGTAAAGGAAGTTTTAATCCAAGATTCAAGTGAACAGTGCCTCCCAATGATAGCTCATGACACATTCCCAAATCATTTAAACATGGATATTGGCACAACAGTTTTTCTAGATTGTCGGGCCATGGCTGAGCCAGAACCCGAAATTTATTGGGTCACTCCTCTTGGAAATAAGATAACTGTGGATACACTTTCAGATAAATACAAGCTAAGTAGCGAAGGTACTTTAGAAATATCTAACATACAAATTGAAGACTCAGGAAGATATACTTGTGTCGCCCAGAATGTTGAAGGGGCTGACACACGTGTAGTGACAATTAAGGTTAATGGAACCCTTCTGGATGGTACCCAGGTGCTGAAAATATATGTCAAGCAGACAGAATCTCATTCCATCTTAGTGTCCTGGAAAGTCAATTCCAATGTCATGACATCAAACTTAAAATGGTCATCTGCCACCATGAAGATTGACAATCCTCACATAACCTATACTGCCAGGGTCCCGGTAGATGTTCATGAGTACAACCTAACACATCTGCAGCCTTCTACAGATTATGAAGTGTGTCTCACAGTGTCTAATATTCATCAGCAGACTCAGAAGTCATGTGTGAATGTCACAACTAAAAATGCCGCCTTTGCACTGGACATTTCTGATCAAGAAACAAGTACAGCCCTTGCTGCAGTAATGGGGTCCATGTTTGCCATCATTAGCCTTGCATCTATTGCTGTGTACATTGCCAAAAGGTTTAAGAGAAAAAACTACCACCACTCATTAAAAAAGTATATGCAAAAAACTTCTTCAATCCCACTAAATGAGCTGTACCCACCACTCATTAATCTCTGGGAAGGTGAcagtgagaaagacaaagatggtTCTGCAGACACCAAGCCAACCCAGGTTGACACATCCAGAAGCTATTACATGTGGTAA